A single Thunnus thynnus chromosome 6, fThuThy2.1, whole genome shotgun sequence DNA region contains:
- the prpf6 gene encoding pre-mRNA-processing factor 6 — protein sequence MASGAAKQAPKIVSKTSAGGTGAAGAGGGPPIMPLASPLMGKKKKPFLGMPAPLGYVPGLGRGATGFTTRSDIGPARDANDPVDDRHAPPGKRTVGDQMKKNQDDDDEDLNDTNYDEFNGYAGSLFSSGPYEKDDEEADAIYAALDKRMDERRKERRELREKEEIEKYRMERPKIQQQFSDLKRKLAEVSEEEWLSIPEVGDARNKRQRNPRYEKLTPVPDSFFSKHLQTGENHTTVDPLQGLGGLNTPYPGSMTPGLMTPGTGELDMRKIGQARNTLMDMRLSQVSDSVSGQTVVDPKGYLTDLNSMIPTHGGDISDIKKARLLLKSVRETNPHHPPAWIASARLEEVTGKLQVARNLIMKGTEMCPKSEDVWLEAARLQPGDTAKAVVAQAVRHLPQSVRIYIRAAELETDVRAKKRVLRKALENVSKSVRLWKTAVELEEPEDARIMLSRAVECCPTSVELWLALARLETYENARRVLNKARENIPTDRHIWITAAKLEEANGNTQMVEKIIDRAITSLRANGVEINREQWIQDAEECDKAGSVATCQAVIRAVIGIGIEEEDRKHTWMEDSDSCVSHGALECARAIYAHALQVFPSKKSVWLRAAYFEKNHGTRESLEALLQRAVAHCPKAEVLWLMGAKSKWLAEDVPAARSILALAFQANPNSEEIWLAAVKLESENNEYERARRLLAKARSSAPTARVFMKSVKLEWVLGNIEAAQELCTEALKHYEDFPKLWMMRGQIEEQCENMDKAREAYNQGLKKCPHSVALWLLLSRLEERVGQLTRARAILEKARLKNPQSPELWLESVRLEFRAGLKNIANTLMAKALQECPNSGILWAEAVFLEARPQRKTKSVDALKKCEHDPHVLLAVAKLFWSERKITKAREWFLRTVKIEPDLGDAWALFYKFELQHGTEEQQEEVRKRCENAEPRHGELWCAESKHVLNWQKKTGEILAQVASKIKNTF from the exons ATGGCTAGCGGTGCGGCAAAACAAGCGCCCAAAATTGTTTCTAAAACATCTGCGGGAGGCACCGGGGCGGCGGGGGCTGGCGGTGGGCCCCCGATAATGCCCCTTGCCTCTCCGCTCAtggggaaaaagaagaaaccGTTCCTGGGGATGCCCGCTCCGCTGGGATACGTCCCCGGTCTCGGCAGAGG TGCTACTGGTTTCACCACCCGATCTGATATCGGTCCTGCTCGTGATGCCAACGATCCAGTGGATGACCGACATGCACCCCCAGGGAAGAGGACGGTTGGGGAccaaatgaaaaagaaccaggatgatgatgatgaagatctgAACGACACCAACTATGATGAG TTTAATGGATATGCTGGTAGCTTGTTCTCCAGTGGGCCATATgagaaagatgatgaagaagcAGATGCTATATATGCAGCACTGGACAAGAGGATGGATGAAAGACGCAAAGAAAGAAG ggagctgagagaaaaggaagaaattgAGAAATACCGTATGGAGCGACCCAAAATCCAGCAGCAGTTCTCAGATCTAAAG AGGAAGTTGGCAGAGGTGTCAGAGGAGGAGTGGCTGAGCATCCCTGAGGTGGGAGACGCCAGGAATAAGCGCCAGAGGAACCCCCGCTATGAGAAACTCACCCCTGTCCCCGACAGCTTCTTCTCCAAACACCTGCAGACCGGAGAGAACCACACCACTGTTGACCCTCTGCAGGGG CTGGGAGGTCTAAACACCCCTTACCCAGGAAGCATGACCCCTGGCTTGATGACACCAGGGACAGGAGAGCTGGACATGAGGAAAATCGGTCAGGCCAGGAACACACTCATGGATATGAGGCTCAGCCAG GTATCTGACTCAGTGAGTGGACAGACAGTAGTGGATCCTAAGGGTTACCTGACAGATCTCAACTCCATGATCCCTACGCATGGAGGAGACATCAG TGACATCAAAAAGGCTCGCCTGCTGCTGAAATCAGTGAGGGAGACCAATCCCCATCATCCGCCTGCCTGGATTGCCTCTGCCAGGCTTGAGGAGGTGACAGGCAAACTGCAGGTGGCCCGAAACCTAATCATGAAAGGCACTGAGATGTGTCCCAAG AGTGAGGATGTGTGGCTGGAGGCAGCCAGACTCCAGCCCGGTGACACAGCTAAAGCCGTGGTAGCCCAGGCTGTCCGCCACCTTCCACAGTCTGTCCGCATCTACATCCGAGCCGCAGAGCTGGAGACAGACGTCAGGGCCAAGAAACGAGTCCTCAGGAAGG CCCTGGAGAACGTGTCCAAGTCAGTTCGACTGTGGAAGACAGCTGTTGAGCTGGAGGAGCCAGAGGATGCCAGGATCATGCTCAGCAGAGCTGTGGAGTGTTGTCCTACTAGTGTGGAG CTGTGGCTGGCACTGGCGAGGTTAGAGACATACGAGAACGCCCGTCGCGTCCTGAACAAAGCTCGAGAGAACATCCCCACCGATCGCCACATCTGGATCACTGCTGCGAAGCTGGAAGAGGCCAATGGCAATACACAGATGGTGGAAAAAATCATTGACAGAGCCATCACTTCGCTACGCGCTAACGGCGTGGAGATCAACAGAGAGCAATGGATACAG GATGCAGAGGAGTGTGACAAAGCAGGTAGCGTGGCTACCTGCCAGGCTGTGATAAGGGCAGTCATAGGGATTGGCATTGAGGAGGAGGACCGCAAACACACCTGGATGGAGGATTCAGACAGT TGTGTGTCCCATGGAGCGCTGGAGTGCGCCAGAGCCATCTATGCCCATGCTCTGCAGGTGTTCCCCAGTAAAAAAAGTGTCTGGCTTAGAGCTGCCTACTTTGAAAAAAACCACGGCACCAG GGAGTCTTTGGAGGCCCTGCTCCAGAGGGCTGTGGCTCATTGCCCCAAGGCAGAAGTCCTGTGGCTGATGGGGGCCAAGTCCAAGTGGTTGGCCGAGGATGTGCCTGCAGCCAGAAGTATCCTTGCTCTGGCCTTCCAG GCTAACCCTAACAGTGAAGAGATCTGGCTAGCTGCCGTCAAGCTGGAGTCTGAGAATAATGAGTATGAAAGAGCCCGTCGACTGCTCGCCAAGGCCCGCAGCAGTGCCCCCACGGCcagg GTGTTTATGAAGTCAGTGAAGTTGGAGTGGGTGTTGGGGAACATAGAGGCTGCCCAGGAGTTGTGCACCGAAGCCCTGAAACACTACGAGGACTTTCCTAAACTTTGGATGATGAGAGGCCAGATCGAGGAACAGTGTGAAAACATGGATAAAGCGAGAGAAGCCTATAACCAAGGG TTGAAAAAGTGTCCCCACTCGGTGGCCCTGTGGTTGCTGCTGTCTCGTCTCGAAGAAAGAGTTGGACAGCTGACCAGAGCCAGAGCAATCCTGGAGAAGGCACGACTCAAGAACCCCCAGAGTCCTGAGCTATG GTTGGAGTCGGTCAGGCTGGAGTTCCGGGCCGGACTGAAGAATATTGCCAACACACTGATGGCCAAAGCCCTGCAGGAGTGCCCCAATTCAG GTATCCTGTGGGCTGAGGCAGTGTTTTTGGAGGCCAGGCCACAGAGGAAGACTAAGAGTGTTGATGCTTTGAAGAAGTGTGAACATGATCCTCATGTCTTGCTCGCTGTAGCCAA GTTGTTCTGGAGTGAGCGCAAGATCACCAAAGCCAGAGAATGGTTCCTCCGAACAGTAAAGATTGAGCCAGACCTAGGAGATGCGTGGGCTCTCTTCTACAAGTTTGAGCTGCAGCATGGCACAGAG GAACAACAGGAAGAGGTGCGAAAGCGCTGTGAGAATGCGGAGCCCCGCCATGGAGAGCTATGGTGCGCCGAGTCCAAACACGTCCTGAACTGGCAGAAGAAGACGGGAGAGATCTTAGCGCAGGTAGCCAGCAAGATCAAGAATACATTCTGA